From a region of the Pseudoxanthomonas sp. X-1 genome:
- a CDS encoding M2 family metallopeptidase has translation MPPRHLVFALGAVSLLALSGCGSDQPSGDGVHTAPEGETAQAFVARVNAGLRDSAPEVAAAQWLSSTYITPDSQRVAAKANERALTQLNAWIAQSRRFEGQQMAPADARAIHLLKLMSAMPAPQDPAKLARLTQLSTELEGMYGAAKVCTGEGPARSCRSLGELEQVLAHSRDYDAQLQAWSGWHDAATPMRARYGQFVELINEGARDIGFADAGEQWRSGYDMAPGEIAAQTDRLWNQVKPLYQQLHCYARTRLEARYGMRGQVEGGLLPAHLLGNMWQQDWSNLWDLLQPYPEAGALDITGALQARNDAQYERTLADAGLDTGDPFESARDAAYGAQLRALGHAPDADERERLSRSAYDAAIARLGDLRRDADLASARDMARRAQDFYTSLGMPPLPESYWTRAQFIKPRDRDVVCHASAWDMDMAGDVRTKMCIRPDEDSFTTLYHELGHLYYDLAYNRQPPVFQAGANDGFHEAIGDTIVLAMTPRYLASIGLVREATQDEPALVNAQMRMALSKVAFLPFGLMIDRWRWGVFDGSIKPDHYNRAWWQLKAQYQGVAPATPRGEDYFDAGAKYHVPANTPYTRYFMAAILQFQFYKALCDAAGHTGPLNQCSFYGNKVAGQKFWAMLSQGASQPWPQTLKALTGSETMDAGPMLEYFQPLQAWLKQQNEGRSCGWQVPAASAADGAG, from the coding sequence GTGCCGCCACGCCACCTCGTGTTCGCCCTGGGCGCCGTGTCGCTGCTGGCCCTGTCCGGCTGCGGGTCCGACCAGCCCTCGGGCGACGGCGTGCACACCGCACCAGAGGGCGAGACCGCGCAGGCCTTCGTCGCGCGCGTCAACGCCGGCCTGCGCGACAGCGCGCCCGAGGTGGCCGCAGCGCAGTGGCTGTCCTCGACCTACATCACGCCGGACAGCCAGCGCGTCGCCGCCAAGGCCAACGAGCGCGCGCTGACCCAGCTCAACGCGTGGATCGCACAGTCGCGACGCTTCGAGGGCCAGCAGATGGCGCCGGCCGACGCGCGCGCGATCCACCTGCTCAAGCTGATGAGCGCCATGCCCGCGCCGCAGGATCCGGCCAAGCTGGCGCGCCTGACCCAACTGTCGACCGAGCTGGAAGGCATGTACGGCGCCGCCAAGGTCTGCACCGGCGAAGGCCCGGCGCGCAGCTGCCGCAGCCTGGGCGAGCTGGAACAGGTGCTGGCCCACAGCCGCGACTACGACGCCCAGCTGCAGGCCTGGAGCGGCTGGCACGACGCGGCCACGCCGATGCGGGCGCGCTATGGGCAGTTCGTCGAACTGATCAACGAAGGCGCGCGCGACATCGGCTTCGCCGACGCCGGCGAGCAATGGCGCAGCGGCTACGACATGGCCCCGGGCGAGATCGCCGCGCAGACCGATCGCCTGTGGAACCAGGTCAAGCCGCTGTACCAGCAGCTGCACTGCTATGCGCGCACCCGGCTGGAGGCGCGCTACGGCATGCGCGGCCAGGTCGAAGGCGGCCTGCTGCCGGCGCATCTGCTGGGCAACATGTGGCAGCAGGACTGGAGCAACCTGTGGGACCTGCTGCAGCCCTACCCCGAGGCCGGCGCGCTGGACATCACCGGCGCGCTGCAGGCGCGCAACGATGCCCAGTACGAGCGCACGCTGGCCGATGCCGGCCTGGACACCGGCGACCCGTTCGAATCCGCGCGCGATGCCGCCTACGGCGCGCAGCTGCGCGCCCTGGGCCACGCGCCGGACGCCGACGAGCGCGAGCGCCTGAGCCGCAGCGCCTATGACGCGGCGATCGCTCGCCTGGGCGACCTGCGCCGCGACGCGGACCTGGCCAGCGCCAGGGACATGGCCCGGCGCGCGCAGGACTTCTACACCTCGCTGGGCATGCCGCCGCTGCCGGAGAGCTACTGGACCCGGGCGCAGTTCATCAAGCCGCGCGACCGCGACGTGGTCTGCCACGCCAGCGCCTGGGACATGGACATGGCCGGCGACGTGCGCACCAAGATGTGCATCCGGCCCGACGAGGACAGCTTCACCACGCTCTACCACGAGCTGGGCCACCTGTATTACGACCTGGCCTACAACCGGCAGCCGCCGGTGTTCCAGGCCGGCGCCAACGACGGCTTCCACGAGGCCATCGGCGACACCATCGTGCTGGCGATGACGCCACGCTATCTGGCCTCGATCGGCCTGGTGCGCGAGGCCACGCAGGACGAGCCGGCGCTGGTCAACGCGCAGATGCGCATGGCGCTGAGCAAGGTGGCCTTCCTGCCGTTCGGGCTGATGATCGACCGCTGGCGCTGGGGCGTGTTCGACGGCTCGATCAAGCCGGACCACTACAACCGCGCCTGGTGGCAGCTCAAGGCGCAGTACCAGGGCGTGGCCCCGGCCACGCCGCGCGGCGAGGACTACTTCGACGCCGGCGCCAAGTACCACGTGCCGGCCAATACGCCATACACGCGCTACTTCATGGCGGCGATCCTGCAGTTCCAGTTCTACAAGGCGCTGTGCGACGCCGCCGGCCACACCGGGCCGCTCAACCAGTGCAGCTTCTACGGCAACAAGGTCGCCGGGCAGAAGTTCTGGGCGATGCTGAGCCAGGGCGCCAGCCAGCCATGGCCGCAGACGCTCAAGGCGCTGACCGGCAGCGAGACCATGGACGCCGGCCCGATGCTGGAGTACTTCCAGCCGCTGCAGGCCTGGCTGAAGCAGCAGAACGAGGGGCGCAGCTGCGGCTGGCAGGTGCCGGCGGCGAGCGCGGCCGACGGCGCCGGCTGA
- a CDS encoding LLM class flavin-dependent oxidoreductase, with protein MIPYSVLDLAPVCEGSTPTQAFANSLDLARHAEALGYTRYWLAEHHNMPGIASAATAVLIGYVAGGTSTIRVGSGGVMLPNHAPLQVAEQFGTLASLYPGRIDLGLGRAPGTDQPTARALRRYFDSADQFPADVTELLRYFAPAEPGQLVQAVPGAGLDVPVWLLGSSLFSATLAAQLGLPFAFASHFAPDAMDQALAVYHREFRPSRHLQQPYAALGLNVIAADTDEEARRLFTTAQQAFVNLRRGRPGKIPPPIDDIEAYWQPHEKAGVERALACSVVGSPATVRKGLEAFIDRHRPDELIIAANIYDHGARKHSYRLAAEALAPAKAA; from the coding sequence ATCATTCCCTATTCGGTCCTGGACCTGGCGCCGGTGTGCGAGGGCAGCACGCCGACCCAGGCCTTCGCCAACTCGCTGGACCTGGCCCGCCACGCCGAAGCGCTGGGCTATACCCGCTACTGGCTGGCCGAGCACCACAACATGCCCGGCATCGCCAGCGCCGCCACCGCGGTGCTGATCGGTTACGTCGCCGGCGGCACCTCGACCATCCGGGTCGGCTCGGGCGGGGTGATGCTGCCCAACCACGCCCCGCTGCAGGTGGCCGAACAGTTCGGCACGCTGGCCTCGCTGTACCCCGGGCGCATCGACCTGGGGCTGGGCCGCGCGCCCGGCACCGACCAGCCCACCGCGCGCGCGCTGCGCCGCTACTTCGACAGTGCCGACCAGTTCCCGGCCGATGTCACCGAGCTGCTGCGCTACTTCGCACCGGCCGAGCCCGGACAGCTGGTGCAGGCCGTGCCCGGCGCCGGCCTGGACGTACCGGTGTGGCTGCTGGGCTCGAGCCTGTTCAGCGCCACGCTGGCGGCGCAGCTGGGGTTGCCGTTCGCCTTCGCCTCGCATTTCGCGCCCGACGCGATGGATCAGGCGCTTGCGGTCTACCACCGCGAGTTCCGGCCCTCGCGCCATCTGCAGCAGCCCTACGCCGCCCTCGGCCTCAACGTCATCGCCGCCGACACCGACGAGGAGGCGCGGCGGCTGTTCACCACCGCCCAGCAGGCCTTCGTCAACCTGCGCCGCGGCCGGCCGGGCAAGATCCCGCCGCCGATCGACGATATCGAGGCCTACTGGCAGCCGCACGAGAAGGCCGGGGTCGAACGCGCGCTGGCCTGCAGCGTGGTGGGCTCGCCGGCGACCGTGCGCAAGGGCCTGGAAGCCTTCATCGACCGCCATCGCCCGGATGAGCTGATCATCGCCGCGAACATCTACGACCACGGCGCGCGCAAGCATTCGTATCGCCTGGCCGCGGAGGCGCTGGCGCCGGCGAAGGCCGCTTAG
- the minD gene encoding septum site-determining protein MinD: MAEIIVVTSGKGGVGKTTTSASLAVGLARRGKKVAVIDFDVGLRNLDLIMGCERRVVYDFINVTQGEASLKQALIKDKRFDTLYVLAASQTRDKDALTTEGVEKVLKDLDADGFDFIVCDSPAGIEKGAFLAMYYADKAIVVVNPEVSSVRDSDRILGLLDSKTRKAEQGGTLKPNLLLTRYNPARVETGEMLSIKDVEEVLGLKTIGVIPESGDVLNASNKGEPVILDLESPAGQAYDDAVARLLGEDRPMRFTTTEKKGFFSKLFGG, from the coding sequence TTGGCTGAGATCATCGTCGTCACGTCCGGCAAGGGCGGCGTAGGCAAGACCACCACCAGCGCCAGCCTGGCCGTCGGCCTGGCCCGGCGCGGCAAGAAGGTCGCCGTCATCGACTTCGACGTGGGCCTGCGCAACCTGGACCTGATCATGGGCTGCGAGCGCCGCGTGGTGTACGACTTCATCAACGTCACCCAGGGCGAGGCCTCGCTCAAGCAGGCGCTGATCAAGGACAAGCGCTTCGACACGCTGTACGTGCTGGCCGCCTCGCAGACCCGCGACAAGGACGCGCTGACCACCGAAGGCGTGGAGAAGGTGCTCAAGGACCTGGACGCCGACGGCTTCGACTTCATCGTCTGCGACTCGCCGGCCGGCATCGAGAAGGGCGCGTTCCTGGCGATGTACTACGCCGACAAGGCGATCGTGGTGGTCAACCCGGAAGTGTCCTCGGTGCGCGACTCCGATCGCATCCTGGGCCTGCTGGATTCCAAGACCCGCAAGGCCGAACAGGGCGGCACGCTCAAGCCCAACCTGCTGCTGACGCGCTACAACCCGGCGCGCGTGGAGACCGGCGAGATGCTCTCGATCAAGGACGTGGAGGAAGTCCTCGGCCTGAAGACCATCGGCGTGATCCCCGAGTCGGGCGATGTGCTCAACGCCTCCAACAAGGGCGAACCGGTGATCCTCGATCTGGAATCGCCGGCCGGCCAGGCCTACGACGATGCGGTGGCGCGCCTGCTGGGCGAGGACCGCCCGATGCGCTTCACCACAACGGAGAAGAAGGGCTTCTTCAGCAAACTGTTCGGAGGTTGA
- a CDS encoding sensor histidine kinase: MLGRIAHTRLLRAAGLYTWALVGIPIVLNAWFLPPSRGAEGASLNVPMSLLAYLAFGLCYWLATRALHERPPQHHSLSSVLLLLVMISSAVAVGFYTRTGLGALLLAVVAGVLPWMLELRWAVLWLMFAHVPLVPSFMALDDFNFWESVFQSSFYVGFAAFVLVTAYVARQQAQAREEQRRLNAELRATRVLLTESARVNERTRISRELHDLLGHHLTALSLNLEVASHITEGRAQEHVRQAHTLARLLLNDVREAVSQLRESGSIDLAATLRPLAEHVPSLHIHLDLHEPLTLEDPERAHVLLRCAQEIITNAVRHAGARNLWIGCRREGAELVMNARDDGRGAAELIGGNGLRGMRERLRQYGGQLQLDTAPGEGFRLALRLPAASDDPLLPGPLAPASAPLISSGELP, encoded by the coding sequence ATGCTCGGACGAATCGCCCACACCCGCCTGTTGCGTGCCGCCGGGCTCTACACCTGGGCGCTGGTGGGCATCCCCATCGTGCTCAACGCCTGGTTCCTGCCGCCCTCGCGCGGGGCCGAGGGCGCCAGCCTGAACGTGCCGATGTCGCTGCTGGCCTACCTGGCCTTCGGCCTGTGCTACTGGCTGGCGACCCGCGCCCTGCACGAACGCCCGCCGCAGCATCACAGCCTGTCCAGCGTGCTGCTCCTGCTGGTGATGATCTCCTCGGCCGTGGCCGTGGGCTTCTACACCCGCACCGGCCTGGGGGCGCTGCTGCTGGCGGTGGTGGCCGGGGTGCTGCCGTGGATGCTGGAGCTGCGCTGGGCGGTGCTGTGGCTGATGTTCGCCCACGTGCCGCTGGTGCCCTCGTTCATGGCCCTGGACGACTTCAATTTCTGGGAGTCGGTGTTCCAGTCGTCCTTCTATGTGGGGTTCGCGGCCTTCGTACTGGTCACCGCCTACGTGGCCCGGCAGCAGGCCCAGGCGCGCGAGGAGCAGCGCCGGCTCAACGCCGAGCTGCGCGCCACCCGCGTGCTGCTGACCGAGAGCGCGCGCGTCAACGAACGCACCCGCATCTCGCGCGAGCTGCACGACCTGCTCGGCCACCACCTCACCGCGCTGAGCCTCAACCTGGAAGTGGCCAGCCATATCACCGAGGGCCGCGCGCAGGAGCACGTGCGCCAGGCCCACACCCTGGCGCGGCTGCTGCTCAACGACGTGCGCGAGGCGGTCAGCCAGCTGCGCGAGTCCGGTTCGATCGACCTGGCCGCCACCTTGCGCCCCCTGGCCGAGCACGTGCCCTCGCTGCACATCCACCTGGACCTGCACGAACCGCTGACCCTGGAGGATCCCGAGCGCGCCCACGTGCTGCTGCGCTGCGCGCAGGAGATCATCACCAACGCCGTGCGCCACGCCGGCGCGCGCAACCTGTGGATCGGCTGCCGGCGCGAGGGCGCCGAGCTGGTGATGAACGCGCGCGACGACGGCCGCGGCGCGGCCGAGCTGATCGGCGGCAACGGCCTGCGCGGCATGCGCGAGCGCCTGCGCCAGTATGGTGGCCAGCTGCAGCTGGACACCGCGCCGGGCGAGGGCTTCCGCCTGGCCCTGCGCCTGCCGGCGGCCAGCGACGATCCGCTGCTGCCCGGCCCGCTGGCGCCGGCATCGGCGCCCCTGATTTCTTCCGGAGAACTTCCATGA
- a CDS encoding GNAT family N-acetyltransferase: MSIVIRDVRERELDSVLALNNNAGLAILPLDSARVREFYEHAEYFRVAERDGNLAGFLVGFGAGQQHDSSNYRWFQERYPAFFYIDRIVVASRRRGGGVGRAFYADVQSYAELRYPQLACEVFLDHGADSALLFHGSFGFREVGQHVMAGVKVRASMLMKELCSYPWVLETYGGKLPETPWTRTRAFTPVGAQGTNNA; this comes from the coding sequence ATGTCCATCGTCATCCGCGACGTGCGCGAGCGCGAGCTGGATTCCGTCCTGGCCCTGAACAACAACGCTGGTCTGGCGATCCTGCCGCTGGACAGCGCCCGTGTGCGCGAGTTCTACGAGCACGCCGAATACTTCCGCGTGGCCGAGCGCGATGGCAACCTGGCCGGCTTCCTGGTCGGTTTCGGCGCCGGCCAGCAGCACGACAGCAGCAACTACCGCTGGTTCCAGGAGCGCTATCCGGCGTTCTTCTACATCGACCGCATCGTGGTGGCCAGCCGCCGCCGCGGCGGCGGCGTGGGGCGGGCCTTCTATGCCGACGTGCAGAGCTACGCCGAGCTGCGCTACCCGCAGCTGGCCTGCGAGGTCTTCCTGGACCACGGCGCCGACTCGGCGCTGCTGTTCCATGGCAGCTTCGGCTTCCGCGAGGTCGGCCAGCACGTCATGGCCGGCGTCAAGGTCCGCGCCAGCATGCTGATGAAAGAGCTGTGCAGCTACCCCTGGGTGCTGGAGACCTATGGCGGCAAGCTGCCGGAGACCCCGTGGACGCGCACCCGCGCCTTCACGCCCGTCGGCGCGCAGGGGACCAACAACGCATGA
- a CDS encoding YrbL family protein codes for MNTTAPRPGEAWNHMIVIGRGANRVCVIDRRDTRQCLKFMLPRAQRTRVGLRQRLARWRAERRPSRDENHAELRAWLQLSARIPAEALAPHLATVLGMFRTVYGQALCCQRVTLPEGGDAPSLYALLFETPRYPAATLCAAVSVFEQWLLRHRIPLFDLNAGNLLVLPDGDGVRLVCVDAKSVVAGKEIVPFSRWVGALGRRKIRRRAERLRARIRAALPEPGTPAAAA; via the coding sequence ATGAACACCACCGCTCCCAGGCCCGGTGAGGCCTGGAACCACATGATCGTGATCGGCCGCGGCGCCAACCGCGTCTGCGTGATCGACCGGCGCGACACGCGCCAATGCCTGAAATTCATGCTGCCGCGCGCGCAGCGCACGCGCGTGGGCCTGCGCCAGCGGCTGGCGCGCTGGCGCGCCGAGCGCAGACCCTCGCGTGACGAGAACCACGCCGAACTGCGTGCCTGGCTGCAGCTGTCCGCGCGCATCCCGGCCGAGGCGCTGGCGCCGCACCTGGCCACGGTGCTGGGCATGTTCCGCACCGTCTATGGCCAGGCCCTGTGCTGCCAGCGGGTGACCCTGCCCGAGGGCGGCGACGCGCCCAGCCTGTACGCGCTGCTGTTCGAGACGCCGCGCTATCCGGCCGCCACGCTGTGCGCGGCGGTGAGCGTGTTCGAGCAGTGGCTGCTGCGCCACCGCATCCCGCTGTTCGACCTCAACGCCGGCAACCTGCTGGTGCTGCCCGACGGGGATGGCGTGCGCCTGGTCTGCGTGGACGCCAAGTCGGTGGTGGCCGGCAAGGAGATCGTGCCGTTCTCGCGCTGGGTCGGCGCGCTGGGCCGGCGCAAGATCCGCCGCCGCGCCGAGCGCCTGCGCGCGCGCATCCGCGCCGCGCTGCCCGAGCCGGGCACGCCCGCCGCCGCGGCATGA
- the minC gene encoding septum site-determining protein MinC, which translates to MSSPSPTTPNYEQAGELKIGQVGIANLRVRTLDVPALVREMRERVDRAPKLFGRAAVILDFGGLIQAPDPTTARALVDGLTGAGVLPVALAYGTAEIEALAEQLGLPLLAKFRAQYEPVQAAPAPPPPPPPAPEPPKPKAAAQPGMVLKTAVRSGQQIYAEQRDLTVLTSVGAGAEVIADGSIHIYGPLRGRALAGAQGNEDARIFCSAFHAELVAVAGHYKVLDDVPRALHGKPVQVWLEDGQLNIAAQS; encoded by the coding sequence ATGAGCAGCCCATCCCCCACCACCCCCAACTACGAGCAGGCCGGCGAACTGAAGATCGGCCAGGTCGGCATCGCCAACCTGCGCGTGCGCACGCTGGACGTGCCCGCGCTGGTGCGCGAGATGCGCGAGCGCGTGGACCGCGCGCCCAAGCTGTTCGGCCGCGCCGCGGTGATCCTGGATTTCGGCGGCCTGATCCAGGCCCCCGACCCGACCACCGCCCGCGCCCTGGTCGACGGCCTGACCGGCGCCGGCGTGCTGCCGGTGGCCCTGGCCTACGGCACGGCCGAGATCGAGGCGCTGGCCGAACAGCTCGGCCTGCCGCTGCTGGCCAAGTTCCGCGCCCAGTACGAGCCGGTCCAGGCCGCCCCCGCTCCCCCGCCTCCGCCGCCGCCCGCGCCCGAGCCGCCCAAGCCCAAGGCCGCCGCGCAGCCGGGCATGGTGCTCAAGACCGCGGTGCGCTCGGGCCAGCAGATCTACGCCGAGCAGCGCGACCTGACCGTGCTGACTTCGGTCGGCGCCGGCGCGGAGGTCATCGCCGACGGCTCGATCCACATCTACGGCCCGCTGCGCGGACGCGCGCTGGCCGGGGCCCAGGGCAACGAGGACGCGCGCATCTTCTGCAGCGCCTTCCACGCCGAACTGGTCGCCGTGGCCGGCCACTACAAGGTGCTGGACGATGTCCCGCGCGCGCTGCACGGCAAGCCCGTGCAGGTGTGGCTGGAAGACGGACAGCTGAACATCGCCGCGCAGAGCTAG
- a CDS encoding GNAT family protein, whose protein sequence is MPASRVGVRPLLRTDAAALIAAHRASTALHRPWVSPCLDQAGFEAWFARTLAEDYVSLIARERASGAIVGVFNASQISRGNFLSAYLGYYACVPCAGRGLMREALPQVIAHLFDDLGLHRIEANIQPDNAASIALARGAGFRLEGFSPRYLRVDGAWRDHQRWALLADDLDG, encoded by the coding sequence ATGCCGGCATCGCGCGTCGGCGTGCGGCCGCTGCTGCGCACCGATGCGGCCGCGCTGATCGCCGCGCACCGTGCCAGCACGGCGCTGCATCGTCCCTGGGTGTCGCCCTGCCTGGACCAGGCCGGGTTCGAGGCCTGGTTCGCCCGCACCCTGGCCGAGGACTACGTGAGCCTGATCGCGCGCGAACGCGCCAGCGGCGCCATCGTCGGGGTGTTCAACGCCAGCCAGATCAGCCGCGGCAACTTCCTCAGCGCCTACCTCGGTTACTACGCCTGCGTGCCGTGCGCGGGCCGCGGCCTGATGCGCGAAGCCTTGCCGCAGGTGATCGCGCATCTGTTCGACGACCTCGGCCTGCATCGCATCGAAGCCAACATCCAGCCCGACAACGCCGCCTCCATCGCGCTGGCGCGCGGCGCCGGCTTCCGCCTGGAAGGCTTCTCCCCGCGCTACCTGCGCGTCGATGGGGCCTGGCGCGACCACCAGCGCTGGGCGCTGCTGGCCGACGATCTCGACGGCTGA
- the minE gene encoding cell division topological specificity factor MinE, translating into MGMFDFLKAKKNTAETAKNRLQIIIAQERTQRGGPDYLPLLQRELLEVIKKYVNIDADAVKVDLLKEGDHDVLDISVALPEGKA; encoded by the coding sequence ATGGGCATGTTCGATTTCCTCAAGGCCAAGAAGAACACCGCCGAGACGGCCAAGAACCGTCTGCAGATCATCATCGCCCAGGAGCGCACCCAGCGCGGCGGGCCGGACTATCTGCCGCTGCTGCAGCGCGAGTTGCTGGAAGTGATCAAGAAGTACGTCAACATCGACGCCGACGCGGTCAAGGTCGACCTGCTCAAGGAAGGCGACCACGACGTGCTGGACATCTCGGTGGCCCTGCCGGAAGGCAAGGCCTGA